The following coding sequences are from one Veillonella rodentium window:
- a CDS encoding serine dehydratase subunit alpha family protein, translating into MDFVSLLQAEMRPAFGCTEPIALAYGAAKVASVLPEFPNRIHARCSANIIKNVKSVVIPNSGGRKGLITAIVLGAVVGHPERELEVLGAATDEDRKRLGTLTESEFCTVELAEGVDNLYIEIVAESDDHTAVIRIENDHTNVTYLALDGEVISEHADESKNKSDTCSMDFDSIYKFAKTGDISEIIPQIQQQISYNSAIADEGLKNSYGANIGQILLLDEENLSLETKCKARAAAGSDARMSGCPLPVVICSGSGNQGLTVSVPIITTAEELQKTDEELYRALVFANLLTLYVKTGIGKLSAYCGVVAAGVVSVAGIAFLKGESKEIIGNTLVNGLASLSGIVCDGAKPSCAGKIAISLNGAFMGYKQARLNKNYEKGDGLVAYSVDETIRSIGVVAQGMKETDVVILNEMLKH; encoded by the coding sequence ATGGATTTTGTTTCGTTGTTGCAGGCAGAGATGCGACCTGCATTCGGTTGTACTGAGCCGATTGCGCTCGCTTACGGGGCAGCAAAGGTCGCCTCTGTTTTACCTGAATTTCCTAATCGTATCCATGCACGCTGTAGTGCAAATATCATTAAAAATGTAAAATCTGTAGTCATTCCCAATTCCGGGGGGCGAAAAGGACTTATTACCGCCATCGTTCTAGGTGCTGTTGTAGGACATCCGGAACGTGAACTCGAGGTGCTGGGGGCGGCTACAGATGAAGACCGTAAACGGCTCGGCACGTTGACGGAATCCGAATTCTGTACCGTAGAACTGGCCGAGGGCGTAGACAATCTGTATATCGAGATCGTTGCTGAAAGCGATGACCATACGGCCGTAATACGTATCGAAAATGACCATACCAATGTGACATATCTGGCGCTTGACGGTGAGGTTATCTCCGAGCACGCCGATGAAAGCAAAAATAAGTCGGATACCTGCTCTATGGACTTTGACAGTATTTATAAATTTGCCAAGACAGGCGATATTTCTGAAATTATTCCTCAAATCCAACAGCAGATATCTTATAATTCGGCTATTGCGGATGAAGGCCTTAAGAACTCTTACGGTGCTAATATCGGGCAAATCCTGTTGCTTGATGAGGAAAATCTATCCCTTGAAACTAAGTGCAAGGCCCGTGCTGCGGCCGGTTCCGATGCGCGTATGAGCGGATGTCCGTTACCCGTTGTTATCTGCTCCGGATCGGGCAATCAGGGCTTGACGGTGTCGGTACCGATCATCACGACTGCTGAAGAATTGCAGAAAACGGATGAAGAACTGTATCGGGCTCTCGTTTTTGCCAATCTTCTGACGCTGTACGTTAAAACCGGTATCGGCAAACTATCCGCTTACTGCGGCGTTGTAGCCGCCGGTGTCGTCAGTGTTGCCGGGATAGCCTTTCTGAAGGGTGAAAGCAAAGAAATTATCGGAAATACCCTCGTGAACGGTCTGGCGAGCCTGTCCGGAATCGTCTGTGACGGCGCTAAACCATCCTGTGCCGGTAAAATCGCAATCTCTTTGAACGGCGCTTTTATGGGGTATAAACAGGCCCGTCTCAATAAAAACTACGAAAAAGGCGACGGCCTCGTGGCGTATTCCGTGGATGAAACCATCCGCAGCATCGGTGTCGTGGCACAAGGCATGAAAGAAACCGATGTGGTTATACTCAATGAAATGCTGAAACATTAA
- a CDS encoding trimeric intracellular cation channel family protein has product MDIIWYIFDMIGTIAFAVSGALVGVARKMDIFGMSVLALATAIGGGIVRDVLLGYFPPNSLRNIVYVTVVIAVTIIVFIIYSSRYRRQVMGPRSRASYLFADAVGLASFTVTGASAGYTLYPDLPIFIVLLGTITAVGGGIIRDMLAQRIPSVLKEDVYALPSIIGGIVYYVMVMYGWTGQAVYGSFSIVLIIRLLAIKYRWSLPKVR; this is encoded by the coding sequence ATGGATATTATATGGTATATATTCGATATGATCGGGACGATTGCTTTTGCCGTATCCGGCGCCCTTGTGGGGGTGGCGCGGAAAATGGATATCTTCGGTATGTCCGTTCTCGCTCTGGCGACGGCCATCGGGGGCGGTATTGTCCGCGATGTATTGCTCGGCTATTTTCCGCCGAACTCGCTGCGGAATATCGTGTATGTAACGGTGGTCATTGCGGTGACGATTATCGTATTTATTATCTACAGCAGCCGATATCGACGGCAGGTGATGGGGCCTCGCAGTCGGGCCAGTTATCTGTTTGCCGATGCGGTGGGGTTGGCATCCTTTACGGTGACCGGCGCATCTGCGGGCTATACATTGTATCCGGACTTACCGATTTTTATCGTTCTTCTCGGGACGATAACCGCCGTCGGGGGAGGCATTATTCGGGACATGCTGGCGCAGCGCATTCCGTCCGTTCTGAAAGAAGATGTATACGCCTTGCCCAGCATTATCGGCGGCATCGTCTATTACGTTATGGTCATGTACGGCTGGACCGGACAGGCCGTGTATGGCTCTTTCAGTATCGTTCTCATTATACGCCTGTTGGCCATCAAATATCGGTGGAGTTTGCCAAAGGTTCGGTAA
- a CDS encoding MFS transporter, with protein sequence MQKFYPYLITVSHMINDSCQSVLPALLPLFIFTYGLTLEQAGFLILANTALSSLLQPLLGYISDKIHQPRLIALGVLLSACSIGVMGIVTSYESLLICATLAGIGSSIFHPEGAKIMNRLGGGKKGKAMGTFAIGGSSGFAFGPLFAGAIAYTVGPHGLLAFTVVGIIVSVILCILMPRIEAHANTIEQAVITRNHTVPAVPLKNYWMYFGILFIIILSQSINFRVINAFIPVFWTRELGTSPEQGSFALTVFFSIGIFMTYIGGLLGDKYGPIKIIRLSLLLWLPSMFLLPQVPEFSATIMLPLGYLLLVIIGAAKALSYSPVIVLGQTYLAKSIGFAAGVTLGVSQTIGGIIAPVVGNIADTYSLPVAMMTLVPFLLVGLIASLFLKDPKKWEV encoded by the coding sequence ATGCAGAAATTCTATCCTTATCTGATTACCGTGAGCCACATGATTAATGATTCATGCCAGAGCGTGTTGCCCGCCTTATTACCGTTATTTATCTTCACCTACGGTCTCACGTTGGAACAGGCGGGTTTCCTCATTTTGGCCAACACCGCTTTATCATCTCTGTTACAACCCTTATTGGGTTACATTTCCGACAAGATTCATCAACCTCGACTCATCGCATTAGGCGTATTACTGTCCGCCTGCAGCATCGGTGTAATGGGTATTGTGACGTCCTATGAAAGCCTTCTTATCTGCGCCACATTAGCAGGTATCGGCTCCTCCATCTTTCATCCGGAAGGCGCCAAAATCATGAACCGCCTCGGCGGAGGCAAAAAAGGTAAGGCCATGGGAACCTTCGCCATCGGCGGCAGTTCGGGCTTTGCCTTCGGACCACTTTTTGCGGGGGCCATCGCTTATACAGTAGGACCTCACGGGCTGTTAGCTTTCACCGTCGTCGGAATTATCGTTTCAGTCATTCTATGCATCCTTATGCCGCGCATCGAAGCCCATGCGAATACGATTGAACAGGCCGTCATAACCAGGAATCATACGGTCCCGGCCGTTCCGCTCAAAAATTACTGGATGTATTTCGGCATTCTGTTTATCATCATCCTGTCTCAATCTATTAACTTCCGCGTTATCAACGCATTCATTCCTGTGTTCTGGACACGGGAACTGGGAACGAGCCCCGAACAGGGCAGCTTTGCCCTCACCGTATTCTTCAGCATCGGTATCTTTATGACCTATATCGGAGGTCTGCTTGGCGACAAATACGGACCGATTAAAATCATCCGCCTGTCCCTCCTACTCTGGCTGCCGTCCATGTTTCTGTTGCCGCAAGTGCCGGAATTTTCCGCCACCATTATGTTACCCCTAGGCTATCTTCTACTGGTTATTATCGGTGCAGCCAAGGCGCTCAGCTACAGTCCCGTCATCGTGTTGGGGCAAACCTATTTAGCTAAAAGCATCGGCTTTGCCGCAGGCGTCACCCTCGGGGTGAGCCAAACAATCGGCGGCATCATCGCACCTGTTGTGGGCAACATCGCGGATACATACTCCTTGCCGGTGGCGATGATGACTCTGGTGCCTTTCCTTCTCGTAGGATTGATAGCATCACTATTCTTAAAAGATCCGAAAAAATGGGAAGTATAA
- a CDS encoding RidA family protein has protein sequence MNTIHTDKAPAAVGPYSQAKVSGGFLFASGQVPINPATATVVEGGIQEQTEQVCKNIEAVLTEAGTDFSKVVKTTCFLADIGDFKAFNEVYAKYFTSKPARSCVAVKDLPLGVSVEVEIIAEV, from the coding sequence ATGAACACAATTCACACAGACAAAGCACCGGCAGCAGTAGGACCGTATTCCCAGGCAAAGGTATCGGGCGGCTTTTTGTTCGCATCCGGACAAGTACCTATCAATCCGGCTACGGCAACCGTTGTGGAAGGCGGCATTCAGGAACAAACTGAACAGGTATGCAAAAATATCGAAGCCGTATTGACTGAGGCCGGCACGGATTTTTCTAAAGTTGTAAAAACTACGTGTTTCTTGGCGGATATCGGTGATTTTAAGGCGTTTAACGAAGTATATGCCAAGTATTTCACATCTAAACCGGCTCGTTCCTGTGTAGCCGTAAAAGATCTTCCATTGGGCGTTTCCGTAGAGGTGGAAATTATTGCGGAAGTCTAA
- a CDS encoding DUF4127 family protein yields MTNKWLKVALMATAIATGTSIYVDAETVLYVPQDDRPVSLQYTVDTAREAGMTVLTPPQNLISGKTYQGQADKIWDWVEQNAGRADVMVLSTDSLIYGGLVDSRKHNIPLSVLQNRLKRIEGLKARHRNVRIYGFGTVMRSPRASGGGTEPAYYAEYGPTIFQIAALQDKMDAGSLTQEETQKLMSLQASVPVEYLQDWFERRQKNMKVNKGLIDETRSGVFDYFALGHDDTSQLSQSALEGRYLNSYSKDIPVEKYGSFPGADQLGLLLMARSRTDESAEKPTFSVIYPLGGAGKTLPGYEDQTVDKTIAEHVQAVGGTMVTQGKPTVLLAVNTPLTTSTGESENFENFPMISKSTNAFVDRIQQAIDSGVNVSVADIAYNNGADNTLVSAMYKRDMLYKIAAYNGWNTASNTVGYAIAQGLLLKTMSPESHRNMLTQQYLDNWAYQANIRKDIYRMQDSIRTDNVRYSGELNERLESYLGERIQDFAEKYLKVNPRTVKATFPWGRLFETDITVYDKPVVPLEKELRLKREAEAKAKAEAEAKAKATGQNGQAVQPAQPAQPTQQKTETAPSNVVTQPATTSQGPRLVPTPAAAPGH; encoded by the coding sequence ATGACTAATAAGTGGTTGAAAGTGGCCCTCATGGCAACAGCTATTGCTACAGGTACGTCCATCTATGTTGATGCGGAAACCGTTTTGTATGTACCGCAAGATGATCGTCCTGTAAGTTTACAGTACACCGTTGATACGGCGCGTGAAGCGGGGATGACCGTGTTGACACCACCTCAGAATCTGATTTCCGGCAAGACTTATCAAGGTCAGGCGGACAAAATCTGGGACTGGGTCGAACAGAATGCCGGTCGTGCAGATGTTATGGTATTGAGTACGGACTCCCTTATTTACGGCGGTCTTGTTGATTCTCGTAAGCATAATATTCCTCTCAGTGTATTGCAAAATCGGTTGAAACGAATTGAAGGCTTAAAGGCGCGTCATAGAAATGTGCGCATTTACGGTTTCGGTACGGTAATGCGCTCCCCTCGTGCCAGCGGTGGCGGTACGGAGCCGGCATATTACGCCGAATACGGTCCGACTATTTTCCAAATTGCCGCATTGCAGGACAAGATGGATGCAGGTTCCTTGACGCAGGAGGAAACGCAAAAATTGATGAGCCTTCAAGCTTCCGTGCCTGTGGAATATCTGCAGGACTGGTTTGAACGTCGTCAAAAGAACATGAAGGTCAATAAGGGCTTAATTGATGAAACCCGCAGCGGCGTATTCGATTATTTCGCATTGGGCCATGATGATACATCTCAATTATCTCAGTCCGCGTTGGAAGGTCGCTATCTGAATTCCTATTCAAAGGATATTCCTGTTGAAAAATATGGCAGCTTCCCGGGGGCCGATCAACTCGGCTTGTTGTTGATGGCTCGTTCCCGTACCGATGAAAGTGCGGAAAAACCGACATTCTCCGTGATTTATCCTCTCGGCGGCGCCGGTAAAACCTTGCCTGGATACGAAGATCAGACCGTTGATAAGACGATTGCGGAACACGTGCAGGCTGTAGGCGGTACGATGGTAACGCAAGGCAAGCCGACGGTTTTATTGGCTGTGAATACACCGCTTACAACAAGTACGGGGGAATCTGAAAACTTTGAAAACTTCCCGATGATCTCTAAATCCACCAATGCCTTTGTCGATCGCATTCAACAGGCGATTGATTCCGGTGTCAATGTGAGTGTTGCGGATATCGCCTATAATAATGGTGCGGACAATACATTGGTATCCGCTATGTATAAACGCGATATGCTTTATAAAATCGCTGCCTATAACGGCTGGAATACGGCAAGTAATACGGTAGGTTATGCGATTGCGCAAGGCCTGCTGCTCAAAACTATGAGCCCTGAAAGCCATCGCAACATGTTGACGCAACAGTACTTGGATAACTGGGCTTATCAGGCGAATATCCGTAAGGATATTTACCGGATGCAGGATTCTATCCGCACGGATAACGTCCGCTATTCGGGCGAGCTCAATGAACGTCTTGAAAGCTATCTCGGCGAACGCATTCAGGATTTCGCTGAAAAATATCTTAAGGTAAATCCTCGTACGGTGAAAGCTACATTCCCATGGGGTCGTTTATTTGAAACGGATATCACCGTTTATGATAAACCGGTAGTTCCTCTTGAAAAAGAATTGCGTCTAAAACGCGAAGCAGAAGCGAAGGCTAAGGCGGAAGCAGAGGCTAAGGCAAAAGCGACAGGTCAAAATGGACAAGCTGTGCAACCGGCTCAACCTGCACAACCGACACAACAAAAAACAGAAACAGCGCCTTCGAATGTGGTAACACAACCGGCTACGACTTCTCAAGGTCCTCGTCTTGTGCCGACACCGGCCGCTGCACCGGGACATTAA
- a CDS encoding acyltransferase: MKKAFLPEITYMRGLCMLGVIGIHVGAYALQNPFVNLQLIGVLEILSRFGVPAFFFLSAFGLFYHTSVEGPFSYKEFMHRRIQVVLFPYIVWSLFYLLYAAATSHNFANLHPGPLAVNMLFGTSMYHLYFMVILLWFYVMMPIWRVMVKVILKRPVLWLSVLLVLQVGIDYVSSYMLGAWVTQYFGDRPAIKYLLDMRLNYWVIHYVWIFLLGAVCAERYDVVREYMWRYRYALAVGAVGSALLMLGAYYYVMDVWHYTVLEAIYTVHQMSPMGVLYTGLGTLFSLFLFQTVPLNVTLEAFWSQIGDTSYGVYLVHPFWLLILSGLMAKYNLTYTVIHVVAMYIMALGLSYLTTLALDQLPKQVRRFVLGR; encoded by the coding sequence ATGAAAAAGGCATTTTTACCGGAAATTACCTATATGCGCGGACTCTGCATGCTCGGTGTTATCGGCATTCACGTAGGGGCCTATGCATTGCAAAATCCTTTTGTAAATTTACAGCTCATCGGCGTGCTGGAAATTCTGTCACGCTTCGGAGTTCCTGCGTTCTTTTTTCTTTCTGCCTTCGGTTTGTTTTATCACACCTCGGTAGAGGGACCATTCTCATATAAGGAATTTATGCACCGCCGCATTCAGGTGGTGCTATTTCCATATATTGTATGGTCGTTGTTTTATCTGCTTTATGCAGCGGCGACATCTCATAATTTCGCGAATCTGCATCCGGGACCGCTGGCCGTGAATATGTTGTTCGGCACATCCATGTACCATCTGTATTTTATGGTCATCCTTTTGTGGTTCTATGTGATGATGCCGATATGGCGCGTCATGGTGAAAGTCATATTGAAACGGCCCGTGCTGTGGCTGTCGGTTCTTTTGGTGCTACAGGTGGGTATCGATTATGTATCATCTTACATGCTCGGGGCGTGGGTGACACAATATTTCGGCGACCGGCCGGCTATCAAATATCTTTTAGATATGCGCCTCAATTACTGGGTGATTCACTATGTTTGGATTTTTCTTTTGGGTGCCGTTTGTGCCGAGCGATATGATGTGGTGCGTGAGTATATGTGGCGTTACCGCTATGCATTGGCCGTCGGTGCGGTGGGTTCGGCATTGCTCATGCTGGGGGCCTACTACTATGTGATGGATGTATGGCATTACACCGTGCTTGAAGCAATTTATACGGTACATCAAATGAGTCCGATGGGGGTTCTCTATACGGGGCTCGGTACTCTGTTCAGCTTGTTTTTGTTTCAGACGGTACCGCTCAACGTGACGTTGGAGGCCTTCTGGTCTCAAATCGGGGATACATCCTACGGTGTGTATCTGGTTCATCCGTTTTGGCTGCTCATCCTGTCCGGTCTGATGGCAAAATATAATTTAACATATACGGTTATACACGTTGTCGCCATGTATATCATGGCATTGGGCTTGTCGTATCTGACGACCCTTGCGTTGGATCAGTTGCCTAAACAGGTGCGACGTTTTGTATTGGGCCGATAA
- a CDS encoding MetQ/NlpA family ABC transporter substrate-binding protein — translation MNKFLALAATVILGGALLIAGCSSDNNKAASGDKQVLKIGATAVPHAEILEQVKPVLAKEGIDLQITEFSDYNTPNLALGDKEIDANFFQHTPYMDEFAKAHNLPLVSAGAVHLEPMGLYSRQIKDLKDLPKSAKIAIPNDPTNGGRALLLLQKQGLITLKDSSNILSTVQDIASNPNEYQFVELEPAQVPRALDDVALAAINTNFALNVGLNPSKDALAIESNDSPYVNIVTVLKGNESDPRIQKLMAALHSPEIKKFIEDKYKGAIVPAF, via the coding sequence ATGAACAAATTTTTAGCATTGGCGGCAACCGTAATTCTCGGCGGCGCCCTATTAATCGCTGGTTGCAGCAGCGATAACAACAAGGCTGCAAGCGGCGACAAACAAGTTTTAAAAATCGGCGCGACGGCCGTACCGCATGCAGAAATATTAGAACAGGTTAAACCTGTTTTAGCAAAAGAAGGTATCGATCTTCAAATCACCGAATTCAGCGATTACAATACACCGAATTTAGCATTAGGCGACAAGGAAATCGATGCTAACTTCTTCCAACATACACCTTACATGGATGAATTCGCAAAGGCGCACAACTTGCCTTTAGTATCCGCCGGTGCGGTTCACTTGGAACCGATGGGCTTATATTCTCGTCAAATCAAGGATCTGAAAGATCTTCCTAAAAGCGCAAAAATCGCTATTCCTAACGACCCTACAAATGGCGGCCGTGCCCTCTTATTGTTACAGAAACAAGGTCTTATCACACTGAAAGATTCCAGCAATATCTTGTCCACCGTACAGGACATCGCCTCCAATCCTAACGAATACCAATTCGTAGAGTTGGAACCTGCTCAAGTACCTCGTGCACTTGACGATGTAGCTTTGGCTGCGATCAATACGAACTTCGCGTTGAACGTAGGCTTGAATCCCAGTAAAGACGCATTGGCTATCGAATCCAACGATTCCCCGTACGTAAATATCGTAACCGTGCTTAAAGGCAATGAAAGTGATCCACGTATCCAAAAATTGATGGCTGCACTTCATAGCCCGGAAATTAAAAAATTCATCGAAGATAAATATAAAGGTGCTATTGTACCTGCATTCTAA
- a CDS encoding cytidine deaminase yields the protein MQLVQSENYQVATEYVKRLGVEAVGNLINTAVDVRRQSYSPYSKFQVGAAVLGSDGMTYKGCNIENASYGLTNCAERSAIFNAVSHGCREFVAIAVVADTDGPCSPCGACRQVIAEFKIPYIVMGNLNGEYTVVTLQELLPYSFESADIKTESV from the coding sequence ATGCAGTTAGTACAATCGGAAAATTATCAAGTAGCAACAGAATATGTGAAGCGGCTTGGTGTCGAGGCCGTAGGAAATTTGATAAATACAGCCGTTGATGTCCGTCGTCAGTCATATAGTCCATATTCCAAATTTCAGGTCGGGGCGGCTGTATTAGGTTCGGATGGCATGACTTATAAGGGATGTAATATAGAAAATGCATCCTATGGTCTGACAAACTGTGCGGAGCGCAGTGCTATTTTTAATGCTGTCAGTCATGGATGCCGTGAATTTGTTGCGATCGCCGTCGTAGCCGATACGGACGGCCCCTGTTCGCCGTGCGGAGCTTGCAGGCAGGTGATTGCGGAGTTTAAGATTCCTTATATAGTCATGGGCAATCTAAACGGTGAATATACAGTTGTTACATTACAAGAATTACTGCCGTATTCCTTCGAATCGGCAGATATAAAAACGGAGTCGGTTTAA
- the menA gene encoding 1,4-dihydroxy-2-naphthoate octaprenyltransferase: MIQELIPLTRPRTLAAALGPVLLGASFNYYAFGAAHGTALAVFHTVLIFLAVVSAQIIANMWNEYADFKSGLDHGQKVGNAGSITRGTMSPTLIMRLIKTVMIVPIVIGLYLSATITWYYLPVGVVCILISFLYSGGPKPISRTPFGELSSGIAMGLAIVLITGYAWTRELSWALLIPGIPSTLLVGSIMLTNNIRDIKNDESHGRRTLPIVLGRDKALHLMSICYIFNFLWVIAWIIVGHMTWFSLLALLAAPLAFKTVYTLDMYADEFQLDKAMGTTAGAAMIYQIMWSVGLIIGK, translated from the coding sequence ATGATACAAGAATTAATCCCCCTCACCCGGCCGCGCACATTGGCGGCGGCCCTCGGCCCCGTTCTACTAGGGGCATCCTTCAACTATTATGCATTTGGCGCCGCACACGGTACGGCCCTTGCCGTATTCCATACGGTGCTCATATTCCTCGCCGTCGTATCCGCGCAAATCATCGCGAATATGTGGAATGAATATGCAGATTTTAAAAGCGGTCTCGATCACGGCCAGAAGGTCGGCAACGCAGGATCCATCACCCGTGGAACCATGAGTCCTACGCTCATCATGCGCCTCATCAAAACGGTAATGATCGTCCCCATCGTCATCGGCCTCTATTTATCGGCCACGATTACATGGTATTACTTGCCGGTCGGCGTGGTGTGCATCTTAATCAGTTTCCTCTATTCAGGAGGGCCCAAACCGATTTCACGTACACCCTTCGGCGAATTATCCTCCGGTATCGCCATGGGGCTTGCCATCGTACTCATCACAGGCTATGCATGGACCCGCGAGTTATCGTGGGCTCTGCTCATCCCCGGCATTCCCTCTACGTTGCTCGTCGGTTCCATCATGTTGACCAATAATATCAGGGATATTAAAAATGATGAAAGCCACGGACGTCGTACATTACCGATTGTACTGGGCCGTGACAAAGCGCTGCATCTCATGAGTATCTGCTACATCTTTAATTTTCTGTGGGTTATCGCATGGATTATCGTAGGACACATGACATGGTTTTCCCTCTTAGCTCTTTTAGCGGCACCGTTAGCATTCAAAACAGTGTATACCTTGGATATGTATGCAGACGAATTCCAATTGGACAAAGCCATGGGGACTACGGCAGGCGCCGCCATGATTTACCAGATTATGTGGTCTGTAGGGCTGATTATAGGCAAATAA
- the tadA gene encoding tRNA adenosine(34) deaminase TadA has protein sequence MTKDEQYMQEALIEARKAYELGEIPIGAILVHDDTIISRHHNRRELDHDATAHAEILVIREACESLQRWRLTGCTLYVTIEPCPMCAGAIINSRIDRVVYGASDYKGGAVESLFNVLSHPGLNHEPELTAGVLGDECSQIMKDFFKERRKARRSTQEAEGSALEMR, from the coding sequence ATGACAAAAGATGAACAATATATGCAAGAAGCCCTCATTGAGGCCCGTAAGGCCTATGAATTGGGCGAGATTCCCATCGGAGCAATCTTGGTACACGACGATACGATTATTTCCCGCCATCACAACCGCCGCGAACTGGATCATGATGCGACGGCTCATGCCGAAATTCTCGTCATTCGCGAGGCCTGTGAAAGCCTGCAGCGTTGGCGGTTGACTGGATGTACCCTGTATGTTACGATAGAGCCGTGTCCGATGTGCGCCGGCGCCATTATCAACAGTCGTATCGACAGGGTTGTATATGGTGCGAGCGATTACAAAGGAGGCGCGGTAGAATCACTATTCAATGTGCTATCTCATCCCGGATTAAACCACGAGCCGGAACTCACGGCAGGTGTCCTCGGCGATGAATGTAGCCAAATTATGAAAGATTTCTTCAAAGAGCGCCGTAAAGCACGGAGGAGTACCCAAGAGGCTGAAGGGTCCGCACTCGAAATGCGGTAG
- a CDS encoding pyrimidine-nucleoside phosphorylase → MRMYDIILKKRAALPLTSEEIHFVISGYVNGDIPDYQVSALLMTIVFNGMNKDELGTLTLEMAKSGHMVDLSSIDGVTVDKHSTGGVGDKTTLIIAPLVAACGGKVAKMSGRGLGHTGGTIDKMESIPGLQTEMKQDAFIEQVNRIGLAVIGQSEGLAPADKKLYALRDVTGTVDSIPLIASSVMSKKLASGAQAILLDVKVGSGAFMKTLDDARQLAQAMVDIGKANGRFVKAILTDMDRPLGHAIGNALEIREVIDTLKGNGPEDLTHECLVMAAHMLVLGKICDYDTAFERVQQALDSGAALERLRLMISAQGGNARVLNDDGLLPVGRYTRDVIAQSNGYITHMNTEQCGVASVMLGAGRTVKDGPIDYGAGIVMHKKTGDAVSKADVIATLYAGDESLLDGAEKTYIDAITIDAVAPGVSNTILGIVE, encoded by the coding sequence ATGCGCATGTACGATATTATTCTGAAAAAACGGGCCGCTCTGCCATTGACGTCTGAGGAGATTCACTTTGTCATCTCCGGTTATGTGAACGGAGATATACCGGATTATCAGGTGAGTGCCTTGTTGATGACCATAGTCTTTAACGGGATGAATAAAGACGAACTCGGTACATTGACATTGGAAATGGCGAAATCCGGTCATATGGTGGATTTATCCTCGATTGATGGTGTAACCGTAGATAAGCACAGCACGGGCGGTGTAGGGGATAAAACAACCCTGATTATTGCGCCTCTTGTGGCCGCTTGCGGTGGCAAGGTAGCCAAGATGTCCGGCCGCGGTCTCGGCCATACGGGCGGTACCATCGATAAGATGGAGTCTATTCCGGGCTTGCAGACGGAGATGAAACAGGATGCTTTCATTGAACAGGTAAACCGCATCGGACTCGCCGTTATCGGACAGTCGGAAGGTCTTGCCCCGGCGGATAAAAAACTATACGCCTTGCGGGATGTGACAGGGACCGTCGACAGTATTCCGCTCATTGCATCGTCCGTTATGAGTAAGAAACTGGCATCCGGTGCACAGGCCATTCTTCTCGATGTGAAGGTCGGCAGCGGAGCATTTATGAAAACCCTGGATGATGCGCGCCAATTGGCACAGGCCATGGTGGATATCGGTAAGGCTAACGGCCGCTTTGTGAAAGCCATTCTTACCGATATGGATCGCCCTTTGGGGCACGCGATAGGAAATGCGCTTGAGATTCGCGAAGTCATCGATACATTGAAAGGCAACGGCCCTGAGGACTTAACTCATGAATGCCTTGTTATGGCGGCCCATATGCTTGTTTTAGGTAAGATCTGTGATTATGACACGGCCTTTGAAAGAGTACAACAGGCATTGGATTCCGGTGCCGCTCTTGAGCGGTTGAGGCTCATGATTTCAGCTCAAGGCGGAAATGCGCGAGTTCTCAATGATGATGGCTTGTTGCCGGTCGGTCGTTATACACGTGACGTGATTGCGCAATCAAACGGGTATATCACCCATATGAATACGGAACAATGCGGCGTAGCCTCTGTTATGCTCGGTGCAGGACGCACCGTTAAGGATGGTCCTATTGATTACGGTGCGGGTATTGTGATGCACAAGAAAACAGGTGATGCCGTTTCCAAAGCTGATGTAATCGCCACGCTCTATGCCGGTGATGAAAGTTTGCTTGATGGAGCGGAGAAGACCTATATAGATGCGATAACTATTGATGCGGTAGCACCGGGTGTGTCGAATACGATTTTGGGTATTGTTGAATGA